The following is a genomic window from Amycolatopsis acidiphila.
TGGTGCCCTTTGGGGAAGATGACAGGGGTCCGCCGGTGTTGCGTAGAGGGGCGGGCCCTCCGCTTCCTGGCGGCCGACACACACGGGAGTGAACCAGGGTGACGATCTTGCTGCGCGGATCTCGACGGACTTCGACGATTTGGCCGCGCAGGGTCGCGGTGCTGTCCGTGCACACCTCACCGCTGGAACAACCGGGCACCGGCGACGCCGGCGGGATGAACGTATACATCACGCATACAGCCGTGGAAATGGCGCGGCGCGGGATCTGCGTCGAGGTGTTCACCAGGGCGACCTCGTCGGACCAGCCGCCCGTCACGGAGCTCGCGCCCGGCGTGCTCGTGCGCCACATCCCCGCGGGCCCCTTCGAACCGCTGGGCCGCGACGAGCTGCCCGCCCAGCTGTGCTCGTTCACCTCGGGCGTACTGCGGGCGGAGGCGTTCCACGAGCCCGGCTACTACGACCTGATCCACTCGCACTACTGGCTCTCCGGCCAGGTCGGCTGGCTGGCGCGCGACCGCTGGGGGGTGCCGCTGGTGCACACCGCGCACACGCTCGCGAAGGTCAAGAACGCCGCGCTCGCCGAAGGTGACAAGCCCGAGCCGCGCACGCGGGTGTTCGGTGAGGAGCAGGTGGTCGCCGAGGCGGACTGCCTGATCGCCAACACTCCCGTCGAGGCCCGGCAGCTGGTCAGCCTCTACGACGCCGACCCGCACGCGGTGCACACCGTCGAACCGGGCGTCGACCTCGAACGCTTCACGCCCGGGTCGCAGCGCGCCGCCCGCGAGACGCTCGGCCTGCCGCAGGACGCGGTCGTGCTCGCCTTCGCCGGGCGCATCCAGCCGCTCAAGGCGCCCGACGTGCTGCTGCACGCGGCCGCGCGGCTGCTGGAGCAGAAGCCGGAGCTGCGGAAGCGGCTGGTCGTGCTGGTCGTCGGCGGCCCGTCGGGGACGGGGCTCGAGCAGCCGCAGGCGTTGCGCGAGTTGGCCGTCGCGCTCGGCATCCAGGAGCAGACGCGGTTCCTGCCGCCACAGCCCGGTGAGGTGCTCGCCGAGGTTTACCGCGCCGCCGACGTGGTGGCGGTGCCCAGCTACAACGAGTCGTTCGGGCTGGTCGCGCTGGAAGCGCAGGCGTGCGGGACGCCCGTGGTCGCGGCCGAGGTCGGCGGGCTGCCGGTGGCCGTGGCGCACGGCGTGTCCGGTTTGCTGGTGCCGTCGCACTCGGCGCAGGACTGGGCCGGCGCGCTGGCGAGTGTCGCCCTCCGGCCGGATCGGCGGGCCGAGCTCGCGGCCAATGCCGTGCACCATGCCCGGCGGTTCTCCTGGGAGCGCACCACCGGCGCGCTGCTGGACACTTACGCGGCGGCAGCGCACTCGTTCCGAAACGCCCTACGGCCGGAGGTTGCGGTTTGAGCATCGACCAGGTGATCCAGTCCACCCTGGACAAGGCGGAGCTGAAGTACGACAGGAAGGGCGAGGGCCGGTACTTCGTGACCCTGCCGGGCACGAAGAAGCTGCAGACGAACTGCTGGCTGATCATGCGGGAGCACGCCTTCGCGGTGGAGGCCTTCGTGTGCCGGCACCCGGACGAGGCGCACGAGGAGGTCTACCGGTTCCTGCTGCGCCGGAACGCCAAGCTGTACGGCGTGCACTACACGGTGGACGCACTGGGCGACATCTACCTCGTGGGCAAGCTGGGCCTGACCACCGTGACCGAGGAGGAGCTGGACAAGCTGCTGGGCCAGGTGCTCGAAGCCGCGGACGGGGACTTCAACACGATCCTGGAGATCGGCTTCGCGACCTCGATCAAGCGCGAGTGGGACTGGCGCGTCTCCCGCGGCGAGTCACTAGCGAACCTGGAAGCCTTCAAACACCTGGTGGAACCGGCCCGCCCGCACACCCCCGGCACCCTCACCGACTGACAACGCAACCCTCCGCCCGCGCCCGTGCACACTTGGCCCAGCCGTGATGGGGGTCCAGGGGGCGAAGCCCTCCTGGCGGGGGTCTGGGGGTTCGACCCCCAGAAGGGAGGAGTGATCGCCGACGCAGGGGAGTGCGAAGCGCGAACATGCTCGGCGGGAGGCGGGACGGCTCGAGGGAGGGGGAGTCGCGAACTCGAGCCGCCCCGCTGACGCTCCCGCCGCTGTGGACCCGGTGGCGAGGGGGAGTGCCAACGGGGCCGGCGGGGCCGCAGCTCGGCAGGGGGGAGACGAGCTGCGGTCGTACCCCGTCACCGCTGGGGAGTGCGTGGAATCCAGCGGTGCGGGACGTAAGTCAACTTGTCAGATATCCACCAGTAATCACAAGACTACTCGATACTCCATTCGAGTGAACTTCATAACGTGTGTTAACAGAACGCAGCAAGTGTCACTTCCCGCGCTGCTTCTGGGGGGCGTTTCCCCGCGCCGATCGATCCCGTTACCGATTGGTAACGCACTGTGTGTAGAGCACCCTGTGGGGCGGCCCCTGGTGCCGGTCCGGGTGACGTTCTGGCACGCTTGGCGCATGGCCGAACTTGGGACGTTGGTGCTGCTCCGGCACGGGCAGAGCACCTGGAACGCGGAGAACCTGTTCACCGGCTGGGTCGATGTGCCCCTGTCCGGGCAGGGCGAAGCCGAGGCGCGGCGCGGCGGCGAACTGCTCGCGGAGACCGGCCTGCTGCCCGACGTGGTGCACACCTCCCTGCTCCGCCGGGCGATCTCCACCGCGAACATCGCGCTCGACGTCGCCGACCGGCACTGGATCGACGTCCGCCGCAGCTGGCGGCTCAACGAGCGGCACTACGGCGCACTGCAGGGCAAGAACAAGAAGCAGGTGCGCGACGAGTTCGGCGAGGACCAGTTCATGCTCTGGCGCCGCTCGTACGACGTGCCGCCGCCCCCGATCGAGCGCGGCAGCGAGTTCAGCCAGGACGGCGACGCGCGCTACGCCGACCTCGGCGACACGGCACCGCTGACCGAATGCCTCAAGGACGTCGTCGCGCGGCTGCTGCCCTACTGGGAGTCGGCCATCGTGCCGGACCTGCGCGCGGGCCGGACAGTGCTGGTCGCCGCGCACGGCAACTCGCTGCGCGCGCTGGTGAAGCACCTCGACGGCATCTCCGACGACGCGATCGCCGGGCTGAACATCCCGACCGGGATCCCGCTGCGCTACGACCTCACCGAGGACCTGAAGCCGGTCACCGCCGGCGGCACCTACCTCGACCCGACCGCGGCGAAGGAAGCCGCCGCGGCGGTCGCCGCCCAAGGACGCTGACGGCCTGCGGCGGGGGTGAGCCCCCGCCGCACAGCCTCAGACCAGGCCCAGCTCCCGCGCCCTGGCGCCGGCCTGGAAGCGGGACGTCGCGCCCAGCGCCGCCATCAGCTCGGCCACCCGGCGCCGGTACGTCCGCAGCCCGAGGCCCAGCGTGCGTGCGGCGGTCTCGTCCTTGCACCCCGACGCCAGCACCTCGAGTATCCGCGGTGCCAGCACGCGGATCTCGGCGAACCGCATCTCGAACACCTCGAGCTCGGTCGCCGCGCGCCAGGCCGCGTTGAACAGCGAAGTCACGCTCTGCACGACCTCGGGCCGCGTCACGACGCTGTAGCTCCGCTCGCCGGCCGAAAGGTCACCGGCGAGGATCGCGAGCCGCCGGTCGAGGATGATCGTCTCGTTGATCTCGTCCGACGTGATCCGGATCTGCGCGCCGAACCGCTTGCGCTCCCGCAGGTGCTGGACCTGCCCGGGGTCGAGCAGCACCGCCGGCCGGTACAGCTTGCGGACCGTCCGGTCGGTCGCCTCGGACTCCGCCACCTGCCGGGACGCCGTCCAGGTGTGCATGTCGTTGGCGGCGCAGGCGACGTCACCGGCGGCCGCGAACAGATGCGCCGTGCGGGCGAACAGCTCGGCCTCGCCGCGTACCGTCACGACCTCTCCGGTGACCTCCATGACTCCAGTGTGGCAGCAAGTTGCCAAGGGCGGGCGTGCCGCGAAGCACCGACGCAAGCTGGGCGCATGACAACGGAAACGATCACCGCCGCCGCGGCGGGTACCTGGCAGCTGGGCGACCGCACCGTCAACCGGATGGGCTTCGGCGCCATGCGGCTCACCGGCACGCCCCCCGACCGCGACCGCTCCATCGCGGTGCTGCGCCGGGCGGTCGAGCTCGGTGTCAACCACATCGACACCGCCGCCTTCTACTTCTCGCCCCAGCTCTCGGCCAACGAGCTGATCAACGCCGCGCTCCGGCCGTACCCCGAAGACCTGGTGATCACCTCCAAGGTCGGCCCCGGCCGCGACCCGTCGGGCGAGTTCCTCACCGCGCGCCCGGAGCAGCTGCGCGGCCAGGTCGAGGAGAACCTGCGCCAGCTGGGCCGCGACCACCTCGACGTGGTCAACCTGCGCATAGGCCAGGGGCTCGAGCGCGGCACCGGCTCCCTCGCCGAGCGCTTCGGGGTGCTCGCCGAACTGCGCGAAGAGGGCTTGATCCGGCATCTGGGCATCTCGAACGTCGGACCGGAGCACCTGGCCGAGGCACAGGCGGTCGCGCCGGTCGTCTGCGTGCAGAACCAGTACGGCCTCGGCGTCCGGCGCGAGGACGACGAGCTGCTGCGGCTCTGCGGCGAGCAGGGCATCGCGTTCGTGCCGTTCTTCTCCGTCGCGCACGGGCACGAGGACGAGGCCGTGCTGGCACTCGCACGGGCACACGGCGTGACCGCCGCGCAGCTCCGGCTGGTCTGGACCTTGCACCAGGGGGCACATGTGCTCGCCATTCCGGGCACCGGAAATCCCGCACACCTCGAGGAGAACATCGCCGCCGGCGCGCTGCGACTGTCCGAAGAGGAGCTGCGCCAACTCGACCCGATCCGGTGACGGTGGCAGTCACGGCCGGGCGGCGGGTGCGTGAACAGGGCCTTAACCCGGGGCCAACAGTTCCCCTGGAGGTGTCAGAGGCGTCACGACTGGCCTGCCAAGGCTAGGTCAAACGGACATCTTCGTGCTTACGATTCAACCGTGAGCGTGAGTGCTGCACTCGCCCTGGCTGTCGGCTGCCTGGTCGTCGGCACGGTCACCGGCTCCCTGGTCGCGCGGGGCCGGCACCGGCGGGCGGACCGTCGCCCGGCCGGGCCGACAGTGGCGGAGCTGCTGTTGCGCCTGGTGCGCTCCTCCAACAACGGGGTCGTCGTCCTCAACCGCTTCGGCGACATGGTGTTGCACAACAACCGCGCCGAGACGCTCGGGCTGGTCCGGGACAACCGCGCGGACAACCGGGCCCGCCAGGCCAGCGAACAGGTCATCGAGACCGACGAGGGCGTCGAGGTCGACCTCTCGCCGCTGGAGGCCCGCGGCCGCCAGCCCGAGGCCGTGGTCGGGCACGTCCGGCCGCTCGGCGACGGGTTCACCGTGGTCGAGGCGGTCGACCACTCCGAGGCGGCACGGCTGGAGGCGGTCCGCCGCGACTTCGTCGCCAACGTCAGCCACGAGCTCAAGACCCCCGTCGGCGCGATCGCGTTGCTCACCGAGGCGGTGCTGGACGCCGCTGAGGACGTCGAGGAGGTGCGCCGGTTCGGCGGCAAGATCCTGCACGAGTCGACCCGGCTCGGCACCCTCGTCACCGAGCTCATCGCGCTGTCCCGGCTGCAGGGCGCCGAGCGGCTGCCGGACCTCAACGTCGTCGAGGTGGACGCCGTCGTCCGGGAGGCACTCGGCCGCACGAAGCTGTCCGCCGAGTCCGCGGACATCCAGGTGACCGCCGACGCGCCGAGCGGGCTGCTCATCGAGGGCGACCGGACGCTGCTGGTCACCGCGCTGTCCAACCTGCTCGAGAACGCCATCGCGTACTCGCCCGCGGGCAGCCCGGTGTCGGTCAGCAGGCGGCGCGCCGACGACATGGTCGAGATCGCGGTGACCGACCGCGGCATCGGCATCGGCGAGGAGGACCAGCAGCGGGTCTTCGAGCGCTTCTACCGGGCGGACAAGGCGCGCTCGCGCGCCACCGGCGGCACCGGGCTGGGCCTGGCGATCGTCAAGCACGTCGCCGCGAACCACGGTGGCGAGGTCAAGTTGTGGAGCCTGCAGGGCACCGGTTCGACGTTCACCCTGCGGCTGCCGGTCTACCAGGGCGCGAGCGGCAACGGTAGCGCCCACAGCACTGCCCCCGAAACCCCCGAGCGGATACCCCGGCTCGTGGTGACCAGTCCGGAACAGGGAGGAAAACAGTGACGAGGGTGCTCATCGTCGAGGACGAGGAGTCGTTCGCCGACCCGTTGGCCTTCCTCCTGCGCAAGGAGGGCTTCACCGCCGCCGTGGCAGGCAACGGCCAGCAGGCGCTGGAGGAGTTCGACCGCAACGGCGCCGACATAGTGCTGCTGGACCTGATGCTGCCCGGGATGAGCGGCACCGACGTGTGCAAGCAGCTGCGGCAGCGCTCGGCCGTTCCGGTGATCATGGTGACCGCGCGGGACAGCGAGATCGACAAGGTGGTCGGCCTGGAGCTGGGCGCCGACGACTACGTCACCAAGCCCTACTCGGCCCGCGAGCTGATCGCGCGGGTGCGCGCGGTGCTGCGCCGCGGCGGCGAGAACGGCGGGGAGGGCGAGCTCGCGCCGTTGGTGCTGGCGGCCGGACCCGTGCGGATGGACGTCGAGCGGCACGTGGTGACCGTGGACGGCGCCGAGGTCTCGCTGCCGCTCAAGGAGTTCGACCTGCTGGAGTACCTGCTGCGCAACGTCGGCCGGGTACTGACCCGCGGCCAGCTGATCGACAGGGTGTGGGGCGCGGACTACGTCGGCGACACCAAGACCCTGGATGTGCACGTCAAACGGCTGCGATCGAAGATCGAGCCCGACCCGGGCTCGCCGCGGCACCTGGTGACGGTGCGCGGTCTTGGTTACAAGTTCGAGACTTAAGCCGCCTTCCGGGTAGCGTAGGGCTTTGTGCGCCTAGGGGTACTCGACGTGGGGTCCAACACCGTGCATCTGCTGGTGGTGGACGCGCATCGTGGTGCCCATCCGACGCCGATGCATTCGGAGAAGATCGTGCTGCGACTCGCCGAACAGATCACCAAGCACGGCGAGTTGGCCAAATCCGGGGCGGATGCGCTGGTCGAGGCCGTACGCACGGCGAAGAAGTCCGCGGCCGAGCTGGGCTGCGCGGAGGTCATGGCCTTCGCGACCTCGGCGGTGCGCGAGGCGACGAACTCGCCGAAGGTGCTGCGCAAGGTCGTCGAGGAGACGGGCATCGAGCTGAGAGCGCTTTCCGGGCCGGACGAGGCGCGGATGACGTTCCTGGCCGTGCGCCGCTGGCTCGGCTGGTCGGCAGGGCAGCTGCTGGTGCTCGACATCGGTGGCGGCTCGCTCGAGGTCGCGATGGGCATCGACGAGGAGCCGCTGCTGGCCGAGTCGCTGCCGCTCGGCGCCGGGCGGATCACCCGGACCCGGTTCTCGCACGATCCGCCGAGCCGCTCGGAGCTGGTCGCGACGTCGGCGTGGCTCGAGGAGCAGCTGGCGCCGCTCGCGCACAAGGTCACCGAGCTGGGCAGACCCGACCGGGTGGTGGCCACGTCCAAGACGTTCCGCTCCCTGGCCAGGCTGGCCGGGGCGGCTCCCTCCGCCGCGGGACCACGGGTACGCCGTACCCTGTCCGACACCGCACTGCGGCAGCTCATCGCCTTCATCTCCCGGATGACGGCGGCCGACCTGGCCGAGCTCGAGGGAGTCAGCGCGAGCCGGTCGCACCAGCTGGTCGGCGGCGCGCTGGTCGCGCAGGCCGCGATGCGGGCGCTGTCGCTGCACGAGCTGGAGATCTGCCCCTGGGCGCTGCGAGAGGGGCTGATCCTGCGGCGACTGGACCGTTCGAACGGTGAGGACGAAACTGCACCGGGAGCGTGGCGCAGTTCGCCGCGCGAACGGACCGATGACAGCACCCCGGTAGACGGGAGCGACGCGGTGAGGGCACGGTGGAAAGGTGGAAGGGATGCGTGAGGTGGTGCGCGCGTGCCGTGTCCGTTGCCGCGCTCGGAGGCTACGCGATGACGCACGTGCGGTTGGGGTGAAACGCTGATGAGTCGAGAAAGCGGTCAGGACCGTTCCCAGAAGACGGTCGCCGAGCTGCTCGCGCTGCACGGCGGCAACGTCGAGGGCAGGCGGCGGCACCGTCGTGCCGCCGACGAGGAGGACGAGCAGCAGCCGAACCCGGGCCAGAACGGCTCGGCGAACGGCACCGACGCGCCGCGGCGTGCTCGCGGCGTCACCGACACCGGCCCGCAGGCCATCATCGACCGGGTCCGCGGGGACAACCCGCCGCCGCCCAACGGCCGCCGCAACGGCGGCCGGCGGGCACTGCCCGAGGACGAGGCGCCCGCGGCGCCGCCGGTCCCGCCCGCCGCGCCGCGGCAGGACCCGCCGCCGTTGCCGCCTCGCGCGAACGGCGCACCGCCGCAGCACCCGTCGGGCACCTTCGGCCGCCCCAACGGCGCGGTCCCGCCGCCCGCCCCGCCTGCGTCGGGCGCGTTCCCCAAGCCGAACCTCAACCCGCCGCCCGCGCAGCCGGAGTCCGGTGCGTTCCCGCGGCCCCCGCAGGAGTCCGGCACCTTCCAGCGCCCCGGTGGCGCCCCCGACTCGGGCGGGTTCCCGCGGCCGAACGCGCCGTCGCCGGAGTCGGGCGGATTCCCGCGTCCCAGCGGTCCGGGTGGGCTGCCCGGCCGCAGACCGCCGCAGGATTCGGCGCCGATGCGCCGCCCGCCGCAGGACTCCGGCGGGCTGCCGCTGCCCGACCAGGGGCCGAAGGACGGGCCACGGCCACCGGCCCGTGGTCCCGAGGAGACGCGTCAGGTGCCGCCGCTGCGCCGTGCCCAGCCCGGTGGGCTGGCCGCGCGCCTGGACGGGCTCGATGTCCCCGCCCCCGAGGACACCCCGGACCCCGGCCCGCCGCCGGGCGGCATGCCCAGCGGCGCCTTCCCGGCCCCGCCGCGCCGTCCGCGCCGCCCACCGGCGCGGCGCCCGGCCGAGCAGGAGCCGCACACCGAGCAGTTCCGGGCGGTCAACGGCAAGCGGCCCCCGGAGGCGGCCGTCCCGCCCGAGGCGCCGCCGGCCGGCCTGTCGCGCTGGCGCCGCCAGCGTGAGCAGGTCAGCTCCGAGGACACCGAGATCGGCGTGATGCCGCCGGTGCGTGGCGAGCAGGACGCCCCCGCGCACCCATCGGGTTTCGCGCGCGGGCCGCAGGCGCCGGACGAGCACCTCGAGGCGACCGGCTTCCACGACCCCTTCGCCGACGACGACGAAGAGGTCGACGAGTTCGGCGACTTCGGCGAGGCCGAGCCCGAGCGGCTCGGCGCCGGGTACGACTACGAGCCCGAAGCCGCGCAGGCCG
Proteins encoded in this region:
- the mshA gene encoding D-inositol-3-phosphate glycosyltransferase, with amino-acid sequence MRGSRRTSTIWPRRVAVLSVHTSPLEQPGTGDAGGMNVYITHTAVEMARRGICVEVFTRATSSDQPPVTELAPGVLVRHIPAGPFEPLGRDELPAQLCSFTSGVLRAEAFHEPGYYDLIHSHYWLSGQVGWLARDRWGVPLVHTAHTLAKVKNAALAEGDKPEPRTRVFGEEQVVAEADCLIANTPVEARQLVSLYDADPHAVHTVEPGVDLERFTPGSQRAARETLGLPQDAVVLAFAGRIQPLKAPDVLLHAAARLLEQKPELRKRLVVLVVGGPSGTGLEQPQALRELAVALGIQEQTRFLPPQPGEVLAEVYRAADVVAVPSYNESFGLVALEAQACGTPVVAAEVGGLPVAVAHGVSGLLVPSHSAQDWAGALASVALRPDRRAELAANAVHHARRFSWERTTGALLDTYAAAAHSFRNALRPEVAV
- a CDS encoding type III secretion system chaperone family protein encodes the protein MSIDQVIQSTLDKAELKYDRKGEGRYFVTLPGTKKLQTNCWLIMREHAFAVEAFVCRHPDEAHEEVYRFLLRRNAKLYGVHYTVDALGDIYLVGKLGLTTVTEEELDKLLGQVLEAADGDFNTILEIGFATSIKREWDWRVSRGESLANLEAFKHLVEPARPHTPGTLTD
- a CDS encoding phosphoglyceromutase, which produces MAELGTLVLLRHGQSTWNAENLFTGWVDVPLSGQGEAEARRGGELLAETGLLPDVVHTSLLRRAISTANIALDVADRHWIDVRRSWRLNERHYGALQGKNKKQVRDEFGEDQFMLWRRSYDVPPPPIERGSEFSQDGDARYADLGDTAPLTECLKDVVARLLPYWESAIVPDLRAGRTVLVAAHGNSLRALVKHLDGISDDAIAGLNIPTGIPLRYDLTEDLKPVTAGGTYLDPTAAKEAAAAVAAQGR
- a CDS encoding helix-turn-helix domain-containing protein; the protein is MEVTGEVVTVRGEAELFARTAHLFAAAGDVACAANDMHTWTASRQVAESEATDRTVRKLYRPAVLLDPGQVQHLRERKRFGAQIRITSDEINETIILDRRLAILAGDLSAGERSYSVVTRPEVVQSVTSLFNAAWRAATELEVFEMRFAEIRVLAPRILEVLASGCKDETAARTLGLGLRTYRRRVAELMAALGATSRFQAGARARELGLV
- a CDS encoding oxidoreductase, producing the protein MTTETITAAAAGTWQLGDRTVNRMGFGAMRLTGTPPDRDRSIAVLRRAVELGVNHIDTAAFYFSPQLSANELINAALRPYPEDLVITSKVGPGRDPSGEFLTARPEQLRGQVEENLRQLGRDHLDVVNLRIGQGLERGTGSLAERFGVLAELREEGLIRHLGISNVGPEHLAEAQAVAPVVCVQNQYGLGVRREDDELLRLCGEQGIAFVPFFSVAHGHEDEAVLALARAHGVTAAQLRLVWTLHQGAHVLAIPGTGNPAHLEENIAAGALRLSEEELRQLDPIR
- a CDS encoding sensor histidine kinase, producing MSVSAALALAVGCLVVGTVTGSLVARGRHRRADRRPAGPTVAELLLRLVRSSNNGVVVLNRFGDMVLHNNRAETLGLVRDNRADNRARQASEQVIETDEGVEVDLSPLEARGRQPEAVVGHVRPLGDGFTVVEAVDHSEAARLEAVRRDFVANVSHELKTPVGAIALLTEAVLDAAEDVEEVRRFGGKILHESTRLGTLVTELIALSRLQGAERLPDLNVVEVDAVVREALGRTKLSAESADIQVTADAPSGLLIEGDRTLLVTALSNLLENAIAYSPAGSPVSVSRRRADDMVEIAVTDRGIGIGEEDQQRVFERFYRADKARSRATGGTGLGLAIVKHVAANHGGEVKLWSLQGTGSTFTLRLPVYQGASGNGSAHSTAPETPERIPRLVVTSPEQGGKQ
- a CDS encoding response regulator transcription factor, whose amino-acid sequence is MTRVLIVEDEESFADPLAFLLRKEGFTAAVAGNGQQALEEFDRNGADIVLLDLMLPGMSGTDVCKQLRQRSAVPVIMVTARDSEIDKVVGLELGADDYVTKPYSARELIARVRAVLRRGGENGGEGELAPLVLAAGPVRMDVERHVVTVDGAEVSLPLKEFDLLEYLLRNVGRVLTRGQLIDRVWGADYVGDTKTLDVHVKRLRSKIEPDPGSPRHLVTVRGLGYKFET
- a CDS encoding Ppx/GppA phosphatase family protein produces the protein MRLGVLDVGSNTVHLLVVDAHRGAHPTPMHSEKIVLRLAEQITKHGELAKSGADALVEAVRTAKKSAAELGCAEVMAFATSAVREATNSPKVLRKVVEETGIELRALSGPDEARMTFLAVRRWLGWSAGQLLVLDIGGGSLEVAMGIDEEPLLAESLPLGAGRITRTRFSHDPPSRSELVATSAWLEEQLAPLAHKVTELGRPDRVVATSKTFRSLARLAGAAPSAAGPRVRRTLSDTALRQLIAFISRMTAADLAELEGVSASRSHQLVGGALVAQAAMRALSLHELEICPWALREGLILRRLDRSNGEDETAPGAWRSSPRERTDDSTPVDGSDAVRARWKGGRDA